The DNA segment CCCTCCTCGCAGGTGAAGATGACGTCGAAGGGGTCACTGCACTCCTGAAACCTTTCGGGGCGCGGCTTGATTCTGTCGTTTCTCCCCAAGAGGTACAGGATTCCCTTCCTTCTGTAGCATTCCCGGTCTTTCCTGCAAAGGTCCTCGTACATCCGCTTGTAGGTCGTGGAGAAATCGTAGATCACCGGGCGATTGCTTGAGCGTCCTGGGAGCTTCACCCGAGATCCGACTCCGAAGGACTGAACGCGGAACCCTCTCTTGCGGAGGATGCTGTGGGCTTCCATGCTCCTGTTCACGTTGCTCCTGCACACCACAGCCACCCTGAGCGGGCACGAGGGCATGGTAGC comes from the Ailuropoda melanoleuca isolate Jingjing unplaced genomic scaffold, ASM200744v2 unplaced-scaffold65997, whole genome shotgun sequence genome and includes:
- the LOC105235210 gene encoding RNA polymerase II subunit A C-terminal domain phosphatase SSU72-like, encoding MPSCPLRVAVVCRSNVNRSMEAHSILRKRGFRVQSFGVGSRVKLPGRSSNRPVIYDFSTTYKRMYEDLCRKDRECYRRKGILYLLGRNDRIKPRPERFQECSDPFDVIFTC